Genomic DNA from Neisseria lisongii:
GCAGGCTTTGCTGGGCGTTGCCCTGCGTGAGTTGGTAGAGTTTGTAGGGGCAGAGATAGCGGCCGCGACCTTTGGCGAGAGCAAAAGTCAGTTCCAAGCCGCTTTTTTCGACCAGAAACGGCAAATCCCGCTCCACCAGCTGCTCCTGCAGGGCGATGGTAGCGCTGCTCACAATCAGCCGTTTACCTCTGGTCTGCGCCATAATACCGCCCGCCAGCAGATACGCCAGCGATTTGCCGACACCGGTCGGCCCTTCAATCACGATAATGCTTTCGCCTTCCCGTTTGGGCGCTTCCTGTCCTTCTTCCCTTGTCTGCGTGCGGGCAAAGGTGTTGGCGATGGCGGCGATCATTTCCCGCTGGGCGGCACGGGGGCGGAAATTGGGCAGGTTTTTACCGATGTTGTGGTAGTGGTCGCGAATGGCGTTTTTTTCTAAATCGGTGAGCATAAAGGCCGTCTGAAAATAGGGGTTGGCGTGAAGGGAACCGGGTTTGCGGTATGACTCGGTTCAGACTCCCGCCATTTTAACATTTTTCGCACAGCCCCGACTGAGCAGCAGGCGATTTTTATAGTGAAATAACCTAATAATCCATACGGTTTTTAAACAGAGCGTAGGTTGGGTCGAGACCCAACACGATTGAAAATACCTTGAAACATAAGATTTTGTTGGATTACGCCCGTGCCTCGCTAACCACAATCTACGCCTGTTTTTGTATGGAAAATTCGGTGTTCTAACTATATACAGTCGGCAACGCCATACAAAATGCCGCCTGAACGCATTTTCAGACGGCATACGGCAGATACACACCAAAAATCAAAACAGCTTTTTCAAGGCCGTCTGAATTGTGTCCATCTGTTTTTTATAGCGGCGGCAGTGCGGGCAAATTAAGAGGTGGCCGTTGATAAATACCCGCTCTTTCATGTTGAGCTTGCCCTGATCGTATTGTTTGGACAATAACGCAGTGGCTTTTCTGCATTTATCCATATTGCTCCCCCTGATTAAACCATTTGATTTGCAGACACTGGCGCAAACCCTCGCGGGCGCGGTGCATGGTGGTGTGGAAATTAGACTCGCTCAAGCTGCACTGTTCCCGCACTTCAGCCGACGACAGCCCGAGAATTTCCTTCATCATAAATACCCGTGCGGTGTTTTCCGGCAAACGGTACAGGCACGCCTGCAAAACCTGATAAAATTCTTTGTTGTTCAACGACTGGTCGGGCGAACCCCACGCATCGGGGCGGCCGCTTGCCGTCCAGTGGCCGTTTTCGGAAAAATGGCTTTCAAACGCTTCGTCCATTGATTCTTCCGCCGGCGACACAAACACTTCCCGCTGTTTGCCGATACTGCGCAGGCAGTCGATGATTTTGTTTTTCAAAATGCCGAACAGCCAACTGCTCAACTGCGCTTCGCCTTTAAACTGATCGCAAGCACGATAAGCCGACAACATGGTATCCTGCACCAAATCTTCCGCCAAATCGGGGCGGTCGGGCAGCTGGATACGGCAGAAACGCAGCAGCAGCTTGCGCAGCCGGTCAAATTCGGCATCGTCAAGATTAAAAAAATTCATTCCGTTCCCCTTAAGGGCGGTTTATCTGTAACTTGGAATTTTAACCCAAAACGCCGCTGCTTTTATACTGCTTTACCCGCTTTAGCAGATTGCTTATTCCGCCGCCACCAACACACCCTGTTCCTGCCAATACCGCCAGCGTTCCGCCAAGCCTTGCCGCCAGCCGTTTTCAGACGGCATCCATTCCGCCAGCATGGTTTCCAGTTTCGCCAATGCCAGCGGGCTTTCTGATACGGTGTGCAGCAACAGGCGGTCGAAACCGTCCAACTCGAGAAACAATACTTCGTCTTCAAAATTGCGCCAGATTAAAACCGGTGTCGGCTGCGGCTGCAAGGCATCGGTTACGGCGTAGGCATAATCCCGCAGCAATGCAGCGGCAGCCAGCGTGTGCGGCGTTGCGGCGGCGGTTTCGATGCGGTTTTCAGACGGCATCTGCGCCACTTCGGCCAGCAGTTGGGCGTATTCAAAATCCATCAAATCCAACACGCCGTCTGAAAG
This window encodes:
- a CDS encoding sigma-70 family RNA polymerase sigma factor; protein product: MNFFNLDDAEFDRLRKLLLRFCRIQLPDRPDLAEDLVQDTMLSAYRACDQFKGEAQLSSWLFGILKNKIIDCLRSIGKQREVFVSPAEESMDEAFESHFSENGHWTASGRPDAWGSPDQSLNNKEFYQVLQACLYRLPENTARVFMMKEILGLSSAEVREQCSLSESNFHTTMHRAREGLRQCLQIKWFNQGEQYG
- a CDS encoding zf-HC2 domain-containing protein, giving the protein MDKCRKATALLSKQYDQGKLNMKERVFINGHLLICPHCRRYKKQMDTIQTALKKLF
- a CDS encoding HvfC family RiPP maturation protein, with the translated sequence MSDASAAYQAAFAAAIRQGGAQGFDEKRLAVYVRLIRNNINGFLDRCYVETPEYLGEETWQALKEDFVAHGQAHSPYFQEIAGEFLAFCRQKPLSDGVLDLMDFEYAQLLAEVAQMPSENRIETAAATPHTLAAAALLRDYAYAVTDALQPQPTPVLIWRNFEDEVLFLELDGFDRLLLHTVSESPLALAKLETMLAEWMPSENGWRQGLAERWRYWQEQGVLVAAE